In the genome of Vicia villosa cultivar HV-30 ecotype Madison, WI linkage group LG7, Vvil1.0, whole genome shotgun sequence, one region contains:
- the LOC131620211 gene encoding NAC domain-containing protein 83-like, whose product MNALNSRLSKYFMPTDDELLQKFLYNKINNKPIPNYLNIIEHDLFGTNKNPLDIWNEFEASFSYGGKDLYFFTTLKKKSATSTRSIRTIGSGNWEGEDTGKNIFAKDTDQLLGLKKRYRFERSNTPQDGGWILHEYNLNKSLINNTPVNNYVLCRFRKNLKSESKNTQAKSSIGDKSNSHLRNISRIKNYSAQESKEREPIIPKQEEPVIPKQVEPVISENNVLVKKYIIYEEEITQSNDGGNEGKYGDDDDDEMSCPEFFAKNLLEINGEGFIKEDDVQILNNSSHKDFLLENNIM is encoded by the exons ATGAATGCTCTCAATTCTCGTTTAAGCAAATATTTCATGCCAACCGATGATGAACTTCTTCAAAAATTTCTCTAcaataaaattaacaataaaccAATTCCCAATTATCTCAACATTATCGAACATGATTTGTTTGGTACTAATAAGAATCCGTTGGATATATGGAATGAGTTTGAAGCTTCGTTCTCATATGGCGGAAAAGACCTATATTTCTTTACTACCTTAAAGAAGAAATCTGCTACAAGCACACGCTCCATTCGCACTATTGGCAGTGGTAATTGGGAAGGCGAAGACACCGGAAAAAATATATTTGCCAAAGACACGGACCAACTCCTCGGTTTAAAAAAACGTTATCGTTTTGAGAGGAGTAACACTCCTCAAGATGGTGGATGGATCTTGCACGAATATAACCTCAACAAATCTTTGATTAACAATACTCCG GTCAACAATTATGTTCTATGCAGATTTAGAAAGAATTTGAAATCGGAATCAAAAAATACACAAGCAAAATCAAGTATAGGTGATAAATCCAATTCTCATTTAAGAAATATTTCACGGATAAAAAATTATTCTGCACAAGAGAGTAAAGAAAGAGAACCTATCATTCCTAAACAAGAAGAACCTGTCATTCCTAAACAAGTAGAACCAGTCATATCA GAAAATAATGTTTTggtgaaaaaatatattatttatgaaGAAGAAATAACTCAATCAAACGATGGTGGAAACGAGGGAAAATAtggggatgatgatgatgatgaaatgtcTTGTCCTGAATTTTTTGCAAAGAATCTGTTGGAAATTAATGGAGAAGGGTTCATAAAAGAAGACGATGTTCAAATACTTAACAATAGTTCTCATAAGGATTTTTTGTTGGAAAATAATATTATGTAA
- the LOC131620212 gene encoding NAC domain-containing protein 83-like — protein MNALNSSLSKDFMPTDDELLQKFLYNKINNKPIPNYLNIIEHDLFGTNKNPLDIWNEFEASFSYGGKDLYFFTTLKKKSATSTRSIRTIGSGNWEGEDTGKNIFAKDTDQLLGLKKRYRFERSNTPQDGGWILHEYNLNKSLINNTPVNNYVLCRFRKNLKSESKNTQAKSSIGDKSNSHLRNISRIKNCSAQESKEREPIIPKQEEPVIPKQVEPVISENNVLVKKYIIYEEAITQSNDGGNEGKYGDDDDDEMSCPEFFAKTRLEINGEGFIKEDDVQILNNSSHKDFLLENNIM, from the exons atGAATGCTCTCAATTCTAGTTTAAGTAAAGATTTCATGCCAACCGATGATGAACTTCTTCAAAAATTTCTCTACAACAAAATTAACAATAAACCAATTCCCAATTATCTCAACATTATCGAACATGATTTGTTTGGTACTAATAAGAATCCGTTGGATATATGGAATGAGTTTGAAGCTTCGTTCTCATATGGCGGAAAAGACCTATATTTCTTTACTACCTTAAAGAAGAAATCTGCTACAAGCACACGCTCCATTCGCACTATTGGCAGTGGTAATTGGGAAGGCGAAGACACCGGAAAAAATATATTTGCCAAAGACACGGACCAACTCCTCGGTTTAAAAAAACGTTATCGTTTTGAGAGGAGTAACACTCCTCAAGATGGTGGATGGATCTTGCACGAATATAACCTCAACAAATCTTTGATTAACAATACTCCG GTCAACAATTATGTTCTATGCAGATTTAGAAAGAATTTGAAATCAGAATCAAAAAATACACAAGCAAAATCAAGTATAGGTGATAAATCCAATTCTCATTTAAGAAATATTTCACGAATAAAAAATTGTTCTGCACAAGAGAGTAAAGAAAGAGAACCTATCATTCCTAAACAAGAAGAACCTGTCATTCCTAAACAAGTAGAACCAGTCATATCA GAAAATAATGTTTTggtgaaaaaatatattatttatgaaGAAGCAATAACTCAATCAAACGATGGTGGAAACGAGGGAAAATAtggggatgatgatgatgatgaaatgtcTTGTCCTGAATTTTTTGCAAAGACTCGGTTGGAAATTAATGGAGAAGGGTTCATAAAAGAAGACGATGTTCAAATACTTAACAATAGTTCTCATAAGGATTTTTTGTTGGAAAATAATATTATGTAA